A genomic segment from Cricetulus griseus strain 17A/GY chromosome 8, alternate assembly CriGri-PICRH-1.0, whole genome shotgun sequence encodes:
- the Klrg1 gene encoding killer cell lectin-like receptor subfamily G member 1 encodes MADSDIYCTLELPATPQVQEDSRSKLRALFRRLPLSCLVTVALGLLTVILVGLLMCQRIPCCGSKDSVCAHCPSCPNLWMRNGSHCYYFSTEKKDWNSSLEFCADKGSHLLMFLDDEEVIPFQKYLDNDFYWIGLRKTDGWRWEGGPILSLRIVSNSLIQTCGTIHKDGLQASSCEVPLRWICQKTTN; translated from the exons ATGGCTGACAGCGATATTTATTGCACATTAGAGTTGCCTGCTACACCTCAAGTCCAAGAAGACTCCAGATCGAAGCTCAGAG CTCTCTTCCGCAGACTCCCTCTTTCCTGCCTTGTGACAGTGGCTTTGGGGCTTTTGACTGTGATTCTCGTGGGTTTACTGATGTGCCAACGGATCCCATGCTGTG GCTCCAAGGACTCTGTGTGTGCCCACTGCCCCAGCTGCCCCAACCTCTGGATGAGGAATGGTAGCCACTGTTATTATTTTTCAACAGAGAAAAAGGATTGGAATTCTAGTCTGGAATTCTGTGCAGACAAAGGCTCACATCTCCTTATGTTTCTGGACGATGAGGAAGTG ATCCCCTTCCAAAAGTACTTGGACAATGACTTTTACTGGATCGGCTTGAGGAAAACTGATGGCTGGAGATGGGAAGGCGGCCCCATTCTAAGCTTAAG GATTGTTTCCAACAGCTTGATACAGACATGTGGTACCATCCACAAAGATGGCCTTCAAGCCTCTAGTTGTGAAGTTCCTTTGCGGTGGATCTGTCAGAAGACCACAAACTGA